In the Williamwhitmania taraxaci genome, one interval contains:
- a CDS encoding trypsin-like peptidase domain-containing protein: MFAEAWKRSRNSVCVLRFYNEKGVLADTLSGFKVNNSLVTAEEAFFVSKAAKVVISFCNDSPDSPMASLEIPYKEFVADFGVGLQRNREGYAVFNLDLPDFAHVPSLTFTSCVNAPIGSELLYIGYQEGLPCQVMKRVFVTSSLRNAFDRLTLVLDGNFGYGNSGGPVIDPTTGMVVGIVNRRITAAAKYFQRLVTSVNENIGMLKQIEGRFVMDSIDPIQVLIANQNQLKILSKNIYKQSNSLQAFAILPEPLIGYFQRTEEDVSVMQKTSNIVLEVH; the protein is encoded by the coding sequence ATGTTTGCTGAAGCCTGGAAACGAAGCCGCAACTCTGTATGCGTTTTGCGCTTTTATAACGAAAAAGGAGTTCTTGCCGATACCCTTAGCGGTTTTAAGGTTAATAATTCATTGGTTACCGCAGAAGAGGCATTTTTTGTAAGTAAAGCAGCGAAGGTTGTTATTTCGTTTTGCAACGATTCACCCGATAGCCCAATGGCTTCGTTGGAAATTCCTTACAAAGAGTTTGTGGCTGATTTTGGGGTTGGATTACAACGAAATCGTGAGGGATATGCAGTATTCAACCTAGATCTACCGGATTTTGCGCATGTTCCTAGTTTAACGTTCACGAGTTGTGTGAATGCTCCAATTGGCAGTGAATTGCTTTATATTGGATATCAAGAGGGATTGCCCTGTCAGGTTATGAAGCGCGTGTTTGTTACCTCATCGCTTCGAAATGCATTTGATAGGCTGACTTTAGTGTTGGATGGTAATTTTGGTTACGGAAATTCGGGCGGACCGGTAATTGATCCAACTACTGGAATGGTAGTTGGAATTGTGAATCGACGGATTACAGCTGCGGCAAAGTATTTTCAGAGGTTAGTTACGTCAGTCAATGAAAATATCGGTATGCTCAAGCAAATTGAAGGTCGATTTGTGATGGACAGTATCGATCCTATTCAGGTATTAATTGCTAATCAAAATCAACTTAAGATATTATCCAAGAATATTTACAAACAATCAAATAGTCTACAGGCCTTTGCTATACTTCCTGAACCACTGATTGGCTACTTTCAGCGCACGGAGGAGGACGTTAGCGTAATGCAAAAAACCAGTAATATAGTTCTGGAAGTTCACTAG
- the xseB gene encoding exodeoxyribonuclease VII small subunit, with amino-acid sequence MSTKKGLTYKEAVAEIEEIMVKLEGDDLDVDELSKDVSRAAFLIKYCKDKLRNTEEEVNKIIESLDDDK; translated from the coding sequence ATGTCAACAAAAAAAGGTCTAACTTACAAGGAGGCAGTAGCCGAAATTGAGGAAATAATGGTCAAACTCGAAGGAGATGATCTCGACGTGGATGAGTTATCCAAGGATGTAAGCCGGGCGGCATTCCTTATAAAATACTGCAAAGACAAGCTACGTAACACAGAGGAAGAGGTAAATAAAATAATCGAATCGCTCGACGATGATAAATAG
- the aspA gene encoding aspartate ammonia-lyase, whose translation MTSSAAQYESGQTRPEHDLLGDRNVPFEYYYGIQTLRAIENFNISGVTLNFFPALIEGLAMVKHAAALANNELGLMEDDVTKAICAACEEIVQGKYHNHFVVDMIQGGAGTSTNMNANEVIANRALEILGHEKGQYEFCHPNNHVNLSQSTNDAYPTSVKIALINSNKKLTDVLRMLIESFDKKAKEFSHVIKMGRTQLQDAVPMTLGQEFGAYAATLSEEIERLDQNVKLFLEVNMGATAIGTGINSDPDYADKVITHLRKVTGMPIVNSVNLVEATQDTGAFIMYSAAVKRLAVKLSKICNDLRLLSSGPRTGINEINLPPMQPGSSIMPGKVNPVIPEVVNQIAFKVIGNDLTVTLASEAGQLELNVMEPVIVQSLFESIEMLKNGMMTLKYRCIDGITANEERCLWLVHNSIGLVTALNPYLGYEVSTILAKEALTSNRSVYDLVLEKKLMSKEELDNVLAPENMIKPRKMTKQ comes from the coding sequence ATGACTTCATCGGCGGCTCAGTATGAGTCAGGACAAACCCGTCCTGAGCATGATTTGCTTGGCGATCGTAACGTTCCATTCGAATATTACTATGGTATTCAGACTTTAAGGGCCATCGAGAATTTTAATATTAGCGGAGTAACCTTGAATTTCTTTCCAGCGCTAATTGAAGGTTTGGCAATGGTGAAACATGCTGCTGCACTAGCAAATAATGAGCTAGGTTTAATGGAGGATGATGTCACTAAGGCTATCTGTGCAGCTTGTGAGGAGATTGTTCAGGGTAAATACCATAATCACTTTGTTGTAGATATGATCCAAGGTGGAGCTGGAACTTCCACCAATATGAATGCCAATGAGGTTATTGCCAATCGTGCGTTAGAAATACTTGGGCACGAGAAGGGGCAGTATGAATTTTGCCATCCAAACAATCACGTCAACCTATCTCAATCGACTAATGATGCTTATCCAACTTCGGTGAAGATTGCCTTGATCAACAGCAATAAGAAGTTGACTGATGTATTACGGATGCTTATTGAGTCGTTTGACAAAAAGGCTAAGGAGTTTTCGCATGTAATTAAAATGGGAAGAACTCAACTTCAAGATGCCGTTCCTATGACTTTAGGCCAAGAGTTTGGTGCTTATGCAGCAACACTTTCCGAAGAGATCGAACGTTTGGATCAAAACGTAAAACTCTTCCTCGAGGTTAATATGGGGGCAACTGCAATTGGGACTGGTATTAACTCCGATCCCGACTATGCCGATAAGGTTATTACTCATCTTCGCAAAGTTACGGGGATGCCCATTGTTAATTCTGTAAACTTGGTAGAGGCTACCCAAGATACGGGTGCGTTCATTATGTATTCGGCGGCTGTAAAAAGGTTGGCTGTTAAGTTGAGCAAAATTTGTAACGACTTGCGCCTTCTCTCATCTGGCCCTCGTACCGGTATTAATGAAATTAACCTACCGCCGATGCAACCGGGTTCGTCCATTATGCCCGGAAAGGTTAATCCTGTAATCCCAGAGGTCGTAAACCAGATTGCCTTTAAGGTTATCGGAAACGATCTCACGGTAACTCTAGCCTCTGAGGCTGGTCAGCTCGAGCTAAACGTCATGGAACCCGTAATTGTTCAGAGTTTGTTCGAGTCCATCGAGATGTTGAAAAATGGAATGATGACCTTGAAGTATAGGTGCATCGATGGCATAACTGCAAACGAAGAGCGCTGTCTTTGGTTGGTTCACAACAGTATTGGATTGGTCACCGCCCTTAACCCATACTTGGGTTATGAGGTTAGCACCATTTTGGCCAAGGAGGCATTAACTTCCAACCGGAGCGTATACGATTTAGTTCTGGAGAAGAAACTCATGTCGAAGGAAGAACTAGACAATGTTCTTGCACCGGAGAATATGATTAAGCCACGAAAGATGACTAAGCAGTAG
- a CDS encoding tetratricopeptide repeat-containing sensor histidine kinase — MTNIKLYLGITFIALLILFSIGQANAQENRKDTLDAFLFSFMDAPNPITPDCSKEVLKKINFQLKREKNITIEEQIKLLVIGAEANLNLKRTQESAEFINRAESLARKQGNKELIATVSIQRGDFLRVIIEKEKALDAYKEAIATARSAGEKFIEAEAYLHVGSLYRADENHKQAIAALEQSIATSRKNNYYTLLISVLSIRSAIFRDLSKKSEALSDIDEALSIAKAQNSPYLASMLNIKGSIHYRFGEIDLGLENYRKGLSQLNLQPFKDDLEATLQENIALCLKEKLQYNEAKLTLDSALNSRKQLADTNALAKNYTQQGNVSLQAGKYADALEYYLRSLELRQLAGTSSEIASSQTSIGLLYRNLGLNTKAISYFSDALDQRMAHGSNVEIGEANTHMGNAYFDIKNYNDALHYYKEAHIYRQKTKDKALEARSLNSIATAYQEMKSYNKAEAFYLEALATNPTTDIKGRAIIRNNLGNFYLAINNKEKALTNFNSALQLHKASQNLLGQGLSLRKIGEIYLTQKDYSKADSCLLASLNIGKTIKNLEHLKNTNFALYRLYFEQKDYPKALNFYVAYAQEQDSIAQTKSSEDLINARLSVEMEKKKTEITRIENEIIVLRKEAQLQESESKRQWYIVTFLIATSVLLIILGSVFYRAYRLKKQKATLLQEKYTITKNANDQLEKSEISLKRLNATKDKFFAIIAHDLKSPFNALLGLSELLKQRASELTPDDVLEYGNAIHASSAKLFTLLENLLQWARTQTGKIPFNPTVFDLTEILTSNISIQELTAKIKNITIKSDSKENFKVEADLDMVNTILRNLLTNAVKFTPSGGRITISTASENDRVAISVTDTGAGMSQEEMNLLFRLDVHYTTKGTENESGTGLGLIICKEFVEQNNGEITVSSKVGQGTTFTFTLPIRKTL, encoded by the coding sequence ATGACCAACATTAAATTATACTTAGGCATCACTTTTATCGCATTGCTTATTCTTTTTTCCATAGGGCAAGCTAATGCACAAGAAAACCGAAAAGACACACTCGACGCGTTTCTTTTTAGTTTTATGGATGCACCAAATCCCATTACTCCAGATTGCTCAAAGGAGGTGCTAAAAAAAATAAACTTCCAGTTGAAACGTGAAAAAAACATCACAATTGAAGAGCAGATAAAATTACTTGTAATAGGAGCAGAAGCTAATTTGAACCTCAAACGCACTCAAGAATCGGCAGAATTTATTAATAGGGCTGAGTCACTTGCCAGAAAACAAGGAAACAAAGAACTTATTGCAACTGTATCAATTCAACGCGGTGATTTTTTGCGAGTTATCATTGAAAAAGAAAAAGCACTCGATGCATATAAAGAGGCCATAGCAACAGCTCGTTCAGCCGGTGAGAAGTTCATTGAGGCAGAAGCCTACTTACACGTGGGATCACTATATCGCGCCGACGAAAACCATAAGCAAGCAATAGCCGCTTTAGAGCAAAGCATTGCTACAAGTAGGAAAAATAACTATTACACATTACTAATCAGCGTATTGTCCATACGCTCTGCGATCTTTCGCGATCTTTCGAAAAAATCAGAAGCACTCTCCGATATAGATGAGGCACTCTCAATAGCAAAAGCACAAAATAGCCCATACTTGGCGAGCATGCTAAATATCAAGGGAAGCATCCACTACCGTTTTGGCGAAATTGATCTTGGTTTAGAAAATTACAGGAAAGGTCTTTCTCAACTAAATTTGCAACCCTTTAAAGACGATCTCGAAGCAACGCTTCAAGAAAACATCGCCCTTTGTCTGAAGGAAAAATTGCAATACAACGAGGCAAAGCTAACTCTTGATTCGGCCTTAAACAGCCGAAAACAGTTGGCTGACACCAACGCATTGGCAAAAAATTACACGCAGCAGGGCAACGTATCCTTGCAAGCTGGAAAATATGCCGATGCTCTGGAATACTACCTACGATCCCTTGAATTAAGGCAACTGGCAGGTACATCAAGCGAAATTGCTTCAAGCCAAACAAGCATTGGCCTTCTTTACCGAAACCTAGGACTAAACACAAAGGCTATTAGCTATTTTAGCGATGCCCTCGATCAGCGGATGGCACATGGCTCTAACGTTGAGATAGGCGAAGCCAATACGCATATGGGAAATGCATACTTTGATATCAAAAATTACAATGATGCGCTCCATTACTATAAGGAAGCACATATTTACAGACAAAAAACAAAAGATAAAGCACTCGAAGCCCGATCGCTCAACAGTATTGCCACCGCCTATCAAGAAATGAAAAGTTATAATAAAGCAGAGGCATTCTACCTGGAGGCATTGGCAACAAATCCCACCACCGACATCAAAGGGCGCGCTATAATCCGCAACAATCTGGGGAATTTCTATCTTGCCATCAACAACAAAGAAAAAGCGTTGACAAATTTCAATAGCGCATTACAACTCCATAAGGCGTCACAAAACCTACTTGGGCAAGGACTTTCGCTTCGAAAAATAGGTGAGATATATCTTACACAAAAGGATTATAGCAAGGCAGATTCATGCTTACTGGCAAGCCTAAATATAGGTAAAACCATCAAAAATCTAGAGCATCTCAAAAACACTAACTTTGCGCTATACCGCCTTTACTTCGAGCAGAAGGATTATCCAAAAGCATTAAACTTCTATGTTGCCTATGCCCAAGAGCAAGATAGTATTGCCCAAACAAAATCATCAGAGGATCTAATAAACGCAAGGCTAAGCGTTGAAATGGAAAAAAAGAAAACCGAAATAACCCGTATCGAAAACGAAATAATCGTGCTTAGAAAAGAAGCTCAACTCCAAGAGTCGGAGAGCAAGCGACAATGGTATATCGTGACATTTCTCATTGCAACCTCTGTGCTGCTAATTATTTTGGGAAGTGTGTTTTACCGGGCATACCGCCTAAAGAAGCAAAAAGCCACCCTTCTCCAAGAAAAGTATACCATTACGAAGAATGCAAATGATCAACTTGAGAAGTCCGAAATAAGCCTTAAACGACTGAATGCCACAAAGGATAAGTTCTTTGCAATAATTGCCCATGACCTTAAAAGCCCCTTTAACGCGTTACTTGGACTGTCCGAATTATTAAAACAGCGAGCATCGGAATTAACACCCGATGACGTGCTTGAATACGGAAATGCCATTCATGCATCGTCAGCCAAACTATTTACCCTACTAGAGAATTTACTCCAATGGGCACGAACACAAACGGGAAAAATCCCATTCAATCCTACTGTTTTTGATCTCACAGAAATACTAACAAGCAATATTAGCATCCAAGAGTTAACAGCAAAAATCAAAAACATTACTATAAAATCCGATTCTAAAGAAAATTTCAAAGTTGAAGCAGACCTTGATATGGTAAATACCATACTTCGCAACCTCCTTACAAACGCAGTTAAGTTTACCCCTTCGGGAGGCCGTATAACCATTTCGACCGCTTCAGAAAACGATAGAGTGGCGATAAGCGTAACCGATACCGGAGCAGGAATGAGCCAAGAGGAGATGAACTTGCTATTTCGTTTAGACGTACACTATACCACCAAAGGAACTGAAAACGAATCGGGCACGGGGCTTGGCTTGATAATCTGCAAAGAATTCGTGGAACAAAATAACGGTGAAATAACCGTATCAAGTAAGGTTGGACAGGGCACAACCTTCACATTCACATTACCAATTCGAAAAACACTTTAA